Genomic segment of Ardenticatena maritima:
ATTTGCCTGATTGCCACATTTGGATATAACTAGCACACCTAACTATTGCGGGGTGCTAATAAATGTCAGCAAACAACTTTTTGCCACACGATGAACCGTCGGCTGAAGAACTCGCCGCCCACCTCATCAACATCGTGCCGCCCATTATGCATGCCGTCAGCATCGAAATGCGGCGCGAAGCCACGGTGGGCTTCCAAATGGCGCACTACCGCCTGTTGCGGCTCATTGCACAAGCGCCGCGCACCGTGAGCGAACTGGCAGCCAGCCAATCCGTCTCGGTGCCCACCATGTCGCGCTCCGTCTCCGTGTTGGTGGAGCGTGGTCTGGTGCGTCGTGTCGAAGACCCGCACGACCGCCGCCGCACGCTGCTCGAAATCACTGACGAAGGCGAAGCGCTTTTTGAGCGACTGCGTCGGCAGTTGCAACAACGCCTGGCGGAACAATTGGAAACACTCACGCCCCAAGAACGTCGGCTCGCCCTTGCGGGGCTTGAAGTGCTGGAAAAAGCCTTGCTCCTCTCCACAGAAAACAAATCTCCAACTACTGCAACAAAGGAAGCGTGAACCATGCGACGTCTCTTGCGCTACTTTCGCCCGTTTGTCTGGTCAATCGTTGCCGCTATCGTTCTGCTCTTCATCCAGGCCAACGCCGACCTCGCCCTGCCCGACTACATGTCGCGCATCGTCAACGTTGGGCTGCAACAAGGCGGCATTGAACGCGCACTTCCCGAAGCCATGCGCGCCACGACATGGCAACACCTGGCGCTCTTCATGCCCCAAGAGAGCCAAAACACCGTTCTGGCGCACTACACACGCCTGGAACCCACCTCGCCGGACGCCGCCGCCTACGTGGAAC
This window contains:
- a CDS encoding MarR family winged helix-turn-helix transcriptional regulator, which produces MSANNFLPHDEPSAEELAAHLINIVPPIMHAVSIEMRREATVGFQMAHYRLLRLIAQAPRTVSELAASQSVSVPTMSRSVSVLVERGLVRRVEDPHDRRRTLLEITDEGEALFERLRRQLQQRLAEQLETLTPQERRLALAGLEVLEKALLLSTENKSPTTATKEA